The following coding sequences are from one Chthonomonadales bacterium window:
- a CDS encoding FHA domain-containing protein, translating to MEMNEPTRVMTPGAVPAPAAPAGAAATRMGATLTCAVCGTPNTGLETYCAECGFLLGSDPGEAVESAAEDREAPGLVDRASGRRFALHTGANTVGRESTDVLLMDGTVSRRHARVEVDEAGTRVTDLGSTNGTQVDGAPIPAHQAAPLEPGSEVRFGNVALVFVIGQEVPEPALAAPAEATAAMPAAGADSTLALNADSGPTEESVTGEPPSYRLTPGAPDRPEMLVRLGAWGIGRRPGNAFVIAGDPFVSSRHAELNCGNMGCHITDVGSTNGTLVNGERLEPGLERLLLDGDEVTIGQCTYRFETLEPPELAEDEADPVGRSAPAPDQLAASGAPEESTAEGEAR from the coding sequence ATGGAGATGAACGAGCCCACCCGCGTCATGACTCCCGGGGCTGTCCCCGCGCCGGCCGCGCCGGCCGGGGCGGCGGCCACCCGGATGGGCGCCACCCTCACCTGCGCGGTGTGCGGCACCCCCAACACCGGGCTCGAAACCTACTGCGCGGAGTGCGGCTTCCTACTTGGCTCGGATCCTGGCGAGGCGGTCGAGTCGGCCGCCGAGGATCGGGAGGCGCCAGGCCTGGTCGACCGCGCCAGTGGCCGCCGCTTCGCGTTGCACACGGGCGCCAACACCGTGGGGCGGGAGAGCACGGACGTGCTACTGATGGACGGTACCGTCTCGCGCCGCCATGCCCGGGTTGAGGTCGACGAGGCCGGTACCCGCGTGACCGACCTGGGCAGCACCAATGGCACACAGGTCGACGGCGCGCCGATCCCGGCCCACCAGGCCGCACCGCTGGAACCGGGCTCCGAGGTGCGGTTCGGCAACGTCGCGCTCGTCTTCGTCATCGGGCAGGAGGTGCCGGAGCCCGCTCTCGCGGCGCCCGCCGAGGCCACTGCGGCGATGCCCGCTGCCGGCGCCGACTCCACGCTGGCGCTGAACGCCGACTCCGGTCCGACCGAGGAGAGCGTGACAGGGGAGCCGCCGTCCTACCGGCTGACTCCGGGCGCCCCGGACCGGCCGGAGATGCTCGTGCGCCTGGGGGCCTGGGGCATCGGTCGTCGCCCCGGAAACGCCTTCGTGATCGCCGGAGACCCGTTCGTGTCGAGCCGCCACGCCGAGCTCAACTGCGGCAACATGGGCTGTCACATCACCGACGTCGGCAGCACCAACGGCACGCTCGTGAACGGTGAGCGCCTGGAGCCCGGCCTGGAGCGGCTGCTCCTCGATGGCGACGAGGTGACCATCGGCCAGTGCACCTACCGGTTCGAGACGCTGGAGCCGCCTGAGCTCGCCGAGGACGAGGCAGACCCGGTCGGCCGGTCCGCGCCCGCCCCGGACCAGTTGGCCGCCTCCGGCGCTCCGGAGGAGTCGACCGCCGAGGGCGAGGCTCGATGA
- a CDS encoding Stp1/IreP family PP2C-type Ser/Thr phosphatase, whose amino-acid sequence MSGEPATGAVREGHEGQEEPEVTARFSRDELVRGWREREARQPRVVATTRLGVKTDLGRVRENNEDKADFYEPEDPTLLATRGCFYAVADGMGGHAAGQIASEMALKQVIAAYYDSASPTIQTALSEAVVAANEAIHSLATLVPSRSGMGTTLTALIVVEDSVYVAQVGDSRAYLIRGGAIRQVTEDHSWVAEQVRLGGMTTEEAEVSPYRNVITRSIGTQSTVELDLFAEEARSGDRWVLCSDGLTGHVTDDEILRIACEQAPSEACRQLVEVACARGGRDNVTVLVLAIRQMAAPPVDDAAPSGQPAEETRAEAEPAGGLRRGRRGLFGR is encoded by the coding sequence ATGAGCGGCGAGCCGGCCACCGGCGCCGTACGCGAGGGGCACGAAGGGCAGGAGGAGCCGGAGGTCACCGCGCGGTTCTCGCGCGACGAGCTCGTGCGCGGCTGGCGCGAGCGCGAGGCGCGCCAGCCGCGCGTCGTCGCCACCACCCGGCTCGGCGTCAAAACCGACCTGGGCCGCGTGCGCGAGAACAACGAGGATAAGGCCGACTTCTACGAGCCCGAGGATCCCACCCTGCTGGCCACGCGCGGTTGCTTCTACGCCGTCGCGGACGGAATGGGCGGCCACGCCGCCGGCCAGATTGCCAGCGAGATGGCGCTCAAGCAGGTCATCGCGGCGTACTATGACTCGGCCTCACCCACCATCCAGACGGCGCTGAGCGAGGCGGTCGTCGCCGCGAACGAGGCGATCCATAGCCTGGCCACCCTGGTCCCCTCGCGGAGCGGCATGGGAACCACGCTCACAGCGCTGATCGTAGTCGAGGATAGCGTGTACGTGGCTCAGGTGGGCGACAGCCGCGCCTACCTGATCCGCGGCGGCGCAATCCGCCAGGTGACCGAGGACCACTCCTGGGTCGCGGAGCAGGTGCGGCTCGGCGGCATGACTACCGAGGAGGCCGAGGTCTCTCCCTACCGGAACGTCATCACGCGCTCCATCGGCACGCAGTCAACCGTCGAGCTGGACCTCTTCGCGGAGGAAGCCAGGAGCGGCGACCGTTGGGTCCTGTGCTCCGATGGTCTGACCGGCCACGTCACCGACGATGAGATCCTGCGTATTGCGTGTGAGCAGGCGCCCTCCGAGGCGTGTCGGCAGCTCGTCGAGGTAGCCTGTGCTCGCGGCGGGCGCGACAACGTGACGGTTCTGGTGCTCGCGATCCGCCAGATGGCGGCTCCGCCGGTCGACGACGCCGCGCCGTCCGGGCAGCCCGCGGAGGAAACGCGCGCGGAGGCGGAGCCGGCCGGAGGTCTGCGCCGTGGGCGGCGCGGCCTGTTTGGGCGGTAG
- a CDS encoding RNA 2'-phosphotransferase produces MDQVERTQRSRALSMWLRHKPMVAGLALDGSGWATVDDVLAALERRGLPTDRAAFDEILRLDAKGRFEVEGSRVRARYGHSLALEEAPHPGKPPATLYHGTMRRHVPRILQMGLRPMKRCYVHLSPDRKSARLVGQRRDQEAVVLVVAAHAAHDAGVRFYPRGKAVWLSDPVPAEFLSVLPEPPRNPATPRSSRTAREEAPGTPRRRRPRGGFMKRDRPER; encoded by the coding sequence ATGGACCAGGTCGAGAGAACTCAGCGCAGCAGGGCCCTGTCGATGTGGCTCAGGCACAAGCCGATGGTTGCCGGACTTGCGCTGGACGGCTCCGGGTGGGCGACGGTCGACGACGTGCTGGCCGCCCTCGAGCGCCGGGGTCTCCCAACCGATCGCGCCGCCTTCGATGAGATCCTGCGGCTTGACGCCAAGGGGCGCTTTGAGGTGGAAGGCTCGCGCGTGCGCGCACGCTATGGCCACAGCCTTGCGCTCGAGGAGGCGCCTCACCCCGGCAAACCGCCGGCCACGCTCTATCACGGGACGATGCGTCGGCACGTGCCGCGGATACTGCAGATGGGTCTGCGGCCGATGAAGCGCTGCTACGTGCACCTTTCGCCGGACCGCAAGTCGGCGCGGCTGGTGGGGCAGCGGCGCGATCAAGAGGCGGTCGTGCTCGTGGTGGCCGCGCACGCCGCGCACGACGCCGGTGTGCGCTTCTACCCGCGCGGCAAGGCGGTCTGGCTGAGTGACCCTGTGCCGGCGGAGTTTCTCTCCGTGCTGCCGGAGCCACCGCGCAATCCCGCCACGCCTCGCTCCTCGCGCACGGCGCGCGAGGAGGCGCCGGGCACCCCGCGCCGCCGCCGCCCCAGGGGCGGCTTCATGAAGCGCGACCGGCCGGAACGCTGA
- a CDS encoding protein kinase produces MSSDVIAGRYRVVREIARSNDVVYEAIDGAMGRRIAVKELVIPPNLSDQARRERIERFNREARAAGKLSHPNIVTIYNFGEDGGRYFIAMEYLEGETLRDLLQARRPLPPDEAVEIAGQVLAALGHAHAHRVVHRDVKPDNIHLLPGGQVKLTDFGIARLTEEASLTGDGQVFGTPSYMSPEQIEGRGIDLRTDLFSLGVVLYEMLAGHKPFIGDSVVSITYAIMNADPAPMAGVPLSLEQVVRRALAKRPAERYASADEMRREMRAAASVPSMFLPTAQPTGMGYFGAGASAPAVPPAHAPAPAPPQASPPPPAVVAPSAGPFVNWSAPSGSAAAPPAPPAFGRRPSPGISEAGRTALVVLTWILVIAGGIVGFVLLFDRAYQQQIAHSASLAIGRAMEEGNRMVAAGDLQGAATRYAQVLRAAPGTEIAADARTNLATTLNRLGVRSYENRDFLTAEDHFSHVVALYQREADVRTEADLRELENARLNLARIYSRAGAAPDALPGAGWPGMTGGAPDAGLAMRLDQAQRYLELGNQAWSAGDRNGARSYWVKAAEAGVGTAIGDQAQRALSRTATSPEF; encoded by the coding sequence ATGAGCTCCGATGTGATCGCCGGAAGATACCGCGTCGTCCGCGAGATCGCCCGCTCCAACGACGTCGTCTACGAAGCCATCGACGGCGCGATGGGCCGGCGCATCGCCGTCAAAGAGCTCGTCATCCCGCCGAACCTGAGCGACCAGGCGCGGCGCGAGCGCATCGAGCGGTTCAACCGCGAGGCGCGGGCGGCCGGCAAGCTCTCCCACCCCAACATCGTCACCATCTACAACTTCGGCGAGGACGGCGGGCGATACTTCATCGCGATGGAGTACCTGGAGGGTGAGACGCTCCGCGACCTTCTCCAGGCCCGCCGCCCACTCCCTCCCGACGAAGCTGTGGAGATCGCCGGGCAGGTGCTCGCGGCCCTCGGCCACGCGCACGCGCATCGTGTCGTTCATCGCGACGTAAAGCCCGACAACATCCACCTTCTTCCGGGCGGCCAGGTGAAGCTGACCGACTTCGGCATCGCCCGCCTGACGGAGGAGGCCTCGCTCACGGGCGATGGCCAGGTGTTCGGGACCCCCAGCTACATGTCGCCCGAGCAGATCGAGGGACGGGGCATCGACCTTCGGACGGACCTGTTCTCGCTGGGAGTCGTCCTCTACGAGATGCTGGCGGGCCACAAGCCGTTCATCGGCGACAGCGTGGTGAGCATCACGTACGCCATCATGAACGCCGATCCCGCCCCGATGGCCGGCGTGCCCCTGTCGCTGGAGCAAGTGGTGCGAAGGGCGCTCGCCAAGCGCCCCGCGGAGCGCTACGCGTCCGCCGACGAGATGCGCCGCGAGATGCGCGCCGCCGCCTCGGTGCCCTCCATGTTCCTCCCGACCGCGCAGCCGACCGGCATGGGCTACTTCGGCGCCGGCGCGAGCGCCCCCGCTGTGCCACCCGCCCACGCGCCGGCGCCCGCGCCGCCTCAGGCCTCCCCTCCACCGCCGGCCGTGGTCGCGCCCTCGGCCGGACCGTTCGTCAACTGGAGCGCGCCGTCCGGCAGCGCCGCGGCGCCACCGGCGCCGCCCGCGTTCGGGCGCCGGCCGAGCCCCGGAATCTCGGAAGCCGGACGCACTGCACTCGTCGTGCTCACATGGATCCTCGTCATCGCGGGCGGCATCGTTGGCTTCGTGCTTCTCTTCGACCGCGCCTACCAGCAGCAGATTGCCCACAGCGCCTCGCTGGCCATTGGGCGAGCGATGGAGGAGGGCAACCGCATGGTAGCCGCCGGCGATCTCCAGGGCGCGGCCACACGCTACGCGCAGGTGCTGCGCGCGGCGCCCGGAACGGAGATCGCCGCCGATGCGCGCACCAACCTCGCGACGACGCTGAACCGGCTCGGCGTGCGCTCCTACGAGAACCGCGACTTCCTCACGGCCGAGGACCACTTCTCCCACGTCGTCGCCCTCTACCAGCGTGAGGCCGACGTGCGCACGGAGGCCGACCTGCGCGAGTTGGAGAACGCCCGCCTCAACCTTGCTCGCATCTACAGCCGCGCGGGGGCCGCGCCCGACGCGCTTCCGGGGGCCGGGTGGCCCGGAATGACCGGGGGAGCGCCGGACGCCGGGCTGGCGATGCGGCTGGACCAGGCCCAGCGGTATCTGGAGCTCGGCAACCAGGCCTGGAGCGCGGGCGACCGCAACGGCGCGCGCTCCTACTGGGTCAAGGCCGCCGAGGCCGGCGTGGGCACAGCGATCGGCGATCAGGCGCAGCGGGCGCTCTCGCGGACCGCCACCAGCCCCGAGTTCTAG
- a CDS encoding GAF domain-containing protein encodes MRFPLRARRVEVARRRVSDDPDMALLQQELEARDREIRDANLLIERLQADLEDRGAEADALRRIGEATGSAFDLQEILKVTADIAIQVTGTDSCQVYLYDRDRDELVLRAADETAQSMIGKIRLKLGEGITGWVARERRHVAVMRNATQDHRFKYFSEIHEEDYESILSVPLVAKNEVIGVVNVRTRRPHVYTRSQVRLLSGIANQVAGAIEKARRTRQLEKAAVHLTTLSEVSQAITSNIYIDELLHLFVEMTGRTMNYKVCTVMLVNPDTDELVIKATQSQNEEYTQKPSLKVGASVAGRAVAEKRILTVRDVTAHPEYLFPSIAQKAGLCSLASVPLWVKGEVIGVLNCYTEKVHEFPKEELTILQALSAQAALAIETAKLMVKSAVIQEMHHRVKNNLQQIASLVRLQMHFSKYITVEQALTDTLNRILAIAAVHELLSRDDLDHVSINKVAEQILTATKQSVMPPGKSIHMHVEGPEVLLPLIHATTLALVMNELVQNAVEHGFREADEGGLVVRLEDEGGWVTLRVVNDGEPLPEEFDPARTTSLGLRIVTDLVRGGLGGTFAMTNDGGTAAVVRFPRG; translated from the coding sequence ATGCGCTTTCCCCTGCGCGCGCGCAGGGTCGAGGTCGCCCGCCGCCGCGTGAGCGATGACCCGGATATGGCCCTGCTCCAGCAGGAACTGGAGGCCCGCGACCGCGAGATCCGCGATGCCAATCTGCTGATCGAGCGCCTCCAGGCGGACCTGGAGGACCGAGGCGCCGAGGCCGACGCATTGCGGCGCATCGGCGAGGCTACCGGTTCAGCCTTCGATCTGCAGGAGATCCTGAAGGTCACCGCCGACATCGCGATCCAGGTCACCGGCACCGACTCCTGCCAGGTCTACCTCTACGACCGCGATCGAGACGAGCTCGTCTTGCGCGCGGCCGACGAGACCGCCCAGAGCATGATCGGCAAGATCAGGCTGAAGCTGGGGGAGGGCATCACGGGCTGGGTAGCCCGCGAGCGCCGCCACGTCGCCGTCATGCGCAACGCGACCCAGGACCACCGCTTCAAGTACTTCAGCGAGATCCACGAGGAGGACTACGAGAGCATTCTCTCGGTGCCGCTTGTGGCCAAGAACGAGGTGATCGGCGTAGTCAACGTGCGCACTCGCCGTCCGCACGTCTACACCAGGAGCCAGGTGCGTCTGCTCTCCGGCATTGCCAACCAGGTCGCCGGCGCGATCGAGAAGGCCCGGCGCACGCGCCAGTTGGAGAAGGCGGCCGTCCATCTGACCACCCTCTCCGAGGTGAGCCAGGCCATCACCTCCAACATCTACATCGACGAGTTGCTCCACCTGTTCGTCGAGATGACCGGACGCACCATGAACTACAAGGTGTGCACGGTCATGCTCGTCAACCCGGACACGGACGAGCTCGTCATCAAGGCCACGCAGAGCCAGAACGAGGAATACACCCAGAAGCCAAGCCTGAAGGTGGGCGCGAGCGTTGCGGGGCGCGCCGTCGCCGAGAAGCGCATCCTCACCGTACGCGACGTCACCGCCCATCCGGAGTACCTGTTCCCGAGCATCGCCCAGAAGGCGGGTCTCTGCTCGTTGGCGTCTGTCCCGCTCTGGGTGAAGGGCGAGGTGATCGGCGTCCTCAACTGCTACACGGAGAAGGTGCACGAGTTCCCGAAGGAGGAGCTCACCATCCTGCAGGCGCTCAGCGCGCAAGCCGCGCTCGCCATCGAGACGGCCAAGCTGATGGTGAAATCCGCCGTCATTCAGGAGATGCACCACCGCGTTAAGAACAACCTTCAGCAGATCGCCAGCCTGGTGCGGCTGCAGATGCACTTCAGCAAGTACATCACCGTGGAGCAGGCGCTCACGGACACGCTGAACCGCATCCTGGCCATCGCCGCTGTCCACGAGCTCCTTTCGCGTGATGACCTTGACCACGTGAGCATCAACAAGGTGGCGGAACAGATCCTGACGGCCACCAAGCAGAGCGTGATGCCTCCCGGCAAGTCGATCCATATGCACGTGGAAGGGCCCGAGGTGCTCTTGCCGCTCATCCACGCCACGACGCTCGCGCTGGTGATGAACGAGCTTGTGCAGAACGCGGTGGAGCACGGCTTCCGCGAGGCAGACGAGGGCGGGTTGGTGGTCCGGTTGGAGGATGAGGGGGGGTGGGTCACCCTCCGCGTGGTCAACGATGGCGAGCCGCTGCCGGAGGAGTTCGACCCGGCGCGAACCACGAGCCTCGGGCTGAGGATCGTCACGGACCTGGTTCGCGGCGGCCTGGGTGGCACCTTCGCGATGACGAACGACGGAGGCACGGCTGCCGTGGTGCGTTTCCCGCGGGGCTGA
- a CDS encoding flavin reductase family protein, with product MPDADPAASDGFLHIDVADLSMAEAHRLLLHCVAPRPIAFTSTIAGDGAANLAPFSYFMAGGANPPSIAISPIMGRGGEPKDTLRNIRTTGEFVVNVVTHAMRDRMNAASMALPYGVSEWSRSGFTAAPCRHIRPPRVAESPLAMECRLFQVVPHGAGPLAANYVIGEVLAFHVAEAIMPEGVLDPRHVSYIARMGGDWYARVDGSTLFEMARSRPASGEER from the coding sequence ATGCCAGACGCCGACCCAGCCGCCAGTGACGGGTTCCTTCACATTGACGTCGCCGACCTGTCGATGGCCGAAGCGCATCGGCTGTTGTTGCACTGCGTGGCGCCCCGGCCCATCGCCTTCACATCTACCATCGCCGGGGATGGCGCAGCGAACCTCGCTCCGTTCAGCTATTTCATGGCGGGAGGCGCCAACCCGCCCTCGATCGCCATCTCGCCCATCATGGGGCGAGGCGGGGAGCCGAAGGACACACTGCGCAACATCCGGACTACCGGGGAGTTCGTGGTGAACGTGGTGACGCACGCTATGCGCGATCGCATGAACGCCGCCTCGATGGCTCTGCCCTATGGGGTGAGCGAGTGGTCTCGCTCGGGGTTCACGGCAGCGCCCTGCCGGCACATTCGGCCGCCGCGCGTGGCGGAGAGCCCACTCGCGATGGAGTGTCGGCTGTTTCAGGTGGTGCCGCACGGCGCCGGGCCGCTCGCCGCCAACTATGTGATCGGCGAGGTCCTCGCCTTCCATGTGGCGGAGGCCATCATGCCGGAGGGTGTGCTGGACCCGCGCCACGTCAGCTACATCGCGCGCATGGGTGGCGACTGGTACGCTCGAGTGGACGGCAGCACCCTGTTTGAGATGGCGCGATCCCGCCCGGCATCCGGGGAGGAGAGGTAG
- a CDS encoding aminopeptidase, whose translation MVDPRYARLAELLVRHSVRVAAGDRVLIEAFDTPVDFTTTLIAAVASAGGLPLASTYHQPVLRALYLAATEEQMREIGRVERARMEAMDCYIGVRGSHNASEMSDVPADRMDLYEKHWWRYVHSEVRVPSTRWVVLRWPHPAMAQAANMSTEAFEDFYFDVCAGVDYAAMARSLGPLRALMERTDHVHIVAPGTDLTFSIRGIPAVPCAGQANIPDGEIFTCPVRESVEGVITYNTESLYRGATFRSVRFEFRGGRIERADAAGQTAALNAILDADDGARYIGEWALGVNPRIRTPMKDTLFDEKIAGSFHLTPGQAYEEADNGNRSQVHWDLVQVQRPEWGGGQIWFDDVLVRQDGLFVLPELAALNPDA comes from the coding sequence ATGGTCGACCCGCGCTACGCCCGTCTCGCCGAGCTCCTCGTCCGCCACTCCGTTCGCGTCGCTGCAGGCGACAGGGTCCTGATCGAGGCATTCGATACGCCGGTCGACTTCACCACCACCCTCATCGCGGCCGTCGCCTCCGCGGGCGGCCTGCCGCTGGCATCCACCTACCACCAGCCCGTGCTGCGCGCTCTCTACCTTGCCGCCACGGAGGAGCAGATGCGCGAGATCGGTCGCGTCGAGCGCGCGCGCATGGAGGCCATGGACTGCTACATTGGCGTGCGCGGCAGCCACAATGCCTCGGAGATGTCGGATGTCCCCGCCGATCGCATGGACCTCTACGAGAAGCACTGGTGGCGCTACGTGCACAGCGAGGTGCGCGTGCCCAGCACGCGCTGGGTGGTGCTGCGCTGGCCGCACCCCGCGATGGCTCAGGCGGCGAACATGAGCACCGAGGCGTTCGAGGACTTCTACTTCGACGTCTGCGCGGGGGTCGACTACGCGGCGATGGCCCGTTCGCTGGGTCCGCTCAGGGCGCTGATGGAGCGCACCGACCATGTCCACATCGTGGCGCCCGGCACCGACCTCACCTTCTCGATCCGCGGCATTCCCGCCGTGCCATGCGCTGGCCAGGCCAACATCCCGGACGGCGAGATCTTCACGTGCCCTGTGCGCGAGAGCGTCGAGGGCGTCATCACGTACAACACGGAGAGCCTCTACCGCGGCGCCACCTTTCGGAGCGTGCGGTTCGAGTTCCGCGGTGGGCGCATTGAGCGCGCGGACGCCGCCGGGCAGACGGCGGCGCTCAACGCGATCCTGGACGCGGACGACGGCGCGCGCTACATCGGCGAATGGGCGCTCGGCGTCAACCCGCGAATCCGAACCCCCATGAAGGACACGCTCTTCGACGAGAAGATCGCCGGCAGCTTCCACCTGACGCCCGGGCAGGCCTACGAGGAGGCCGACAACGGCAACCGCAGCCAGGTGCACTGGGACCTGGTGCAGGTTCAGCGCCCGGAGTGGGGCGGCGGCCAGATATGGTTTGACGACGTGCTCGTGCGCCAGGACGGCCTCTTCGTGCTCCCAGAGCTCGCCGCCCTCAATCCGGACGCATGA